One window from the genome of Methyloradius palustris encodes:
- the fmt gene encoding methionyl-tRNA formyltransferase: protein MAALKIIFAGTPEFAVPALAALIEAGHHIAMVLTQPDRPAGRGMKLKASPVKTLALQHHIPVFQPETLKDPAVQAQIAEVHADVMIVAAYGLIIPTPVLEMPKLGCFNIHASLLPRWRGAAPIQRSLLAGDAETGVTIMEVVPALDAGAMISHASLPITERDTAQTLHDGLSTLGAALMVQAMQTLAQQGKLESTPQDESLVTYAAKLQKAEADIDWSESASALSRKIRAFNPFPVAQTKLNGEVCRLWMATEAQSQTPVKALAGEVVAIGDYIVVACGEGLINIEELQMPGGKRLSAKDFIRGHAISVGQRFGD, encoded by the coding sequence ATGGCCGCACTCAAGATTATTTTTGCGGGTACGCCCGAATTTGCGGTACCAGCCTTAGCTGCATTGATTGAGGCTGGGCATCATATTGCTATGGTACTGACACAACCTGATCGGCCTGCGGGGCGAGGTATGAAGCTCAAAGCGAGCCCAGTCAAAACCCTCGCCTTGCAGCATCATATCCCTGTGTTTCAGCCTGAAACGCTCAAAGACCCTGCCGTGCAGGCGCAAATTGCAGAAGTACATGCAGATGTCATGATAGTCGCTGCCTATGGATTGATTATTCCCACTCCAGTTTTGGAGATGCCTAAGCTGGGCTGTTTCAATATCCATGCTTCATTATTGCCACGCTGGCGCGGAGCAGCGCCTATTCAGCGATCATTGCTTGCGGGGGATGCTGAAACGGGGGTGACTATCATGGAGGTTGTGCCAGCGCTTGATGCAGGCGCCATGATCTCGCATGCAAGTTTACCGATCACAGAGCGGGATACCGCGCAAACGCTACACGACGGCCTTTCCACTTTAGGCGCTGCATTGATGGTGCAGGCTATGCAAACGCTTGCGCAACAAGGCAAGCTGGAATCTACACCCCAGGATGAATCGCTGGTAACGTATGCCGCCAAGCTACAAAAAGCTGAAGCGGATATTGATTGGTCAGAAAGTGCGTCAGCCTTATCTCGAAAGATCCGTGCGTTTAATCCTTTCCCCGTTGCTCAAACCAAATTGAACGGTGAGGTATGCCGTTTGTGGATGGCAACCGAAGCTCAAAGCCAGACTCCAGTCAAAGCGCTAGCAGGTGAAGTGGTGGCTATTGGCGACTATATTGTTGTTGCATGCGGCGAGGGCTTGATCAATATTGAAGAATTACAAATGCCAGGCGGCAAGCGTTTGTCAGCTAAAGACTTTATTCGAGGCCATGCCATTAGCGTAGGCCAAAGATTTGGCGATTGA
- a CDS encoding sigma-54-dependent transcriptional regulator → MTARQVLVVDDEIGIRELLHDILQDEGYQVKLAENAAEAREWRQHARPDLVLLDIWMPDCDGISLLKEWGTGGLLTMPVVMMSGHGTIDTAVEATRIGAFDFLEKPIALQKLLKTVNAALKHGELLPKSEMSLLNLGKDTVITELKQRLSQVAQTKLPLLLIGEKDSGAELCARFLHQPTTPWLVLTDHEKLAEAPIDLLEQYQDGLIFLPEVAVLNKTEQKGLLLLISKAEKFGVRVVCGTAQALPQMAAEGIFDAQLLQVLSTTTLGVPRLEDHREDIPDLARTLALQLAESNEAPYREFDVASLNALRNAAWPGNLVQLDSVIRNLMQTSLGEKITLEDVNRVLEQFADAQLSADFVDAKQLANNLTINLDLPLREARDAFERLYFEHHISKVGRNMSRVADNVALERTHLYRKLKQLGIKIKA, encoded by the coding sequence ATGACAGCAAGACAAGTGCTCGTAGTAGATGATGAAATCGGTATCCGTGAGTTATTGCACGACATTCTGCAAGACGAAGGCTATCAGGTAAAACTCGCCGAAAACGCAGCTGAAGCGCGCGAATGGCGACAACATGCTCGCCCAGACCTGGTCTTGCTCGATATCTGGATGCCAGATTGTGATGGCATCAGCTTGCTCAAAGAATGGGGTACGGGTGGATTGCTAACCATGCCAGTGGTCATGATGTCTGGCCACGGTACGATTGATACTGCTGTTGAAGCCACACGTATTGGTGCCTTTGATTTTCTTGAAAAACCTATTGCACTGCAAAAGCTGCTAAAAACCGTGAACGCGGCACTAAAGCATGGTGAATTGCTGCCAAAATCTGAAATGAGCTTGTTGAATCTTGGCAAGGACACGGTAATCACCGAGCTTAAGCAGCGTTTAAGCCAAGTAGCTCAAACTAAACTGCCCCTGTTATTGATTGGTGAGAAAGATAGTGGAGCTGAGCTTTGTGCCAGATTCTTACATCAGCCCACAACACCTTGGCTCGTATTGACTGATCATGAAAAATTGGCAGAAGCGCCGATTGACTTGCTGGAGCAATATCAAGATGGCCTGATTTTTCTACCTGAAGTCGCAGTATTGAACAAAACCGAGCAAAAAGGCTTGCTGTTACTTATAAGCAAAGCCGAAAAATTCGGCGTACGTGTTGTTTGCGGTACAGCACAAGCCCTACCGCAGATGGCGGCAGAAGGCATATTTGATGCTCAATTGCTGCAAGTGTTATCAACCACTACGCTCGGTGTACCTAGGCTTGAAGACCATAGAGAAGATATTCCTGATCTTGCGCGCACGTTGGCCTTGCAACTGGCTGAAAGCAACGAGGCCCCTTATCGCGAATTTGATGTGGCTAGCCTGAATGCATTGAGAAACGCAGCATGGCCTGGCAATCTGGTACAACTTGATAGCGTGATACGCAATCTCATGCAAACCAGCTTGGGAGAAAAAATCACGCTGGAAGACGTTAATCGTGTGCTTGAACAGTTTGCTGATGCTCAGCTATCGGCTGATTTTGTGGATGCAAAACAATTAGCCAACAATCTCACCATCAACCTTGATTTGCCTCTACGTGAAGCGCGCGATGCATTCGAGCGCCTTTATTTTGAGCATCATATCTCTAAAGTAGGGAGAAACATGAGTCGTGTGGCTGATAACGTAGCACTCGAACGCACCCACCTTTATCGAAAATTGAAGCAATTGGGCATTAAGATTAAAGCTTAA
- the def gene encoding peptide deformylase gives MAILNILNYPDPRLYTVAKPVKEVDATIRRLIVDMAETMYDAPGIGLAATQVDVHQQIIVIDTSQDKRDLKVFINPRIVTSCGTKDYEEGCLSVPGVYEMVTRAESITVEALGRDGKPFTIEAEGLLAVCIQHEMDHLLGKVFVEYLSPLKLARIKSKLKKRQRGR, from the coding sequence ATGGCAATTTTAAATATCCTAAACTATCCAGACCCACGACTTTATACGGTGGCTAAGCCAGTCAAAGAAGTCGATGCAACGATCAGGCGCCTGATCGTTGATATGGCTGAGACGATGTATGACGCGCCAGGTATAGGCCTCGCCGCGACTCAGGTAGATGTACATCAGCAGATTATCGTGATTGATACCAGTCAAGATAAGCGTGATCTGAAAGTATTTATCAATCCGAGAATCGTGACCAGTTGCGGCACCAAAGACTATGAAGAAGGCTGTTTATCCGTACCTGGCGTCTATGAAATGGTGACGCGTGCAGAAAGCATTACCGTCGAAGCGCTTGGGCGCGATGGCAAACCTTTTACTATTGAGGCTGAAGGTTTGCTGGCAGTGTGTATCCAGCACGAAATGGATCACTTGCTGGGTAAGGTATTTGTTGAATATTTATCTCCACTCAAGCTGGCGCGCATCAAAAGTAAATTAAAAAAACGTCAGCGTGGCCGTTGA
- the htpX gene encoding zinc metalloprotease HtpX: protein MLGNWFKTTILMAGIVVLFGAVGASLGGANGMLIALVIAGAMNIYAYWFSDAAVLKMYNAMQVDENSAPQFYRMVRELAQNAQLPMPKVYIIDEPQPNAFATGRDPEHAAVAATTGIMSILSERELRGVMAHELAHVKHRDTLISTISATMAGAISSIAQFGLLFSGGHRDRNVHPLVALLIMVLAPLAAMLIQMAISRAREFEADKGGAEISRDPKSLASALQKIHNYAHQIPMNTAEQHPETAQMMIINPLSGGGMQSLFSTHPQTEERVARLMAMAY, encoded by the coding sequence ATGTTAGGTAACTGGTTTAAAACCACCATTTTAATGGCAGGTATTGTCGTACTGTTTGGCGCAGTAGGTGCATCGCTGGGCGGTGCAAATGGTATGTTGATCGCGCTCGTTATTGCGGGTGCCATGAATATCTACGCTTACTGGTTTTCCGATGCCGCTGTATTGAAGATGTATAACGCGATGCAGGTGGATGAAAACTCAGCACCCCAGTTCTATCGAATGGTGCGCGAACTGGCGCAAAATGCGCAATTGCCCATGCCCAAGGTCTATATCATAGACGAGCCGCAACCCAATGCTTTTGCTACAGGCCGTGACCCTGAGCATGCTGCAGTTGCAGCGACTACTGGCATTATGAGTATATTGTCTGAACGTGAGCTGCGCGGTGTGATGGCACATGAGCTTGCTCATGTGAAACATCGCGATACCCTGATTTCCACCATATCGGCAACGATGGCGGGCGCGATTTCCTCCATTGCGCAATTTGGGCTGCTATTTTCAGGCGGCCATCGTGACCGCAATGTGCATCCGCTGGTTGCTCTGCTCATCATGGTGTTAGCACCGCTGGCAGCGATGTTGATACAAATGGCCATCTCTCGTGCACGTGAGTTCGAGGCGGATAAAGGCGGCGCCGAGATTTCGCGTGATCCCAAATCCTTGGCCAGCGCCTTACAGAAAATCCATAATTATGCGCATCAAATTCCTATGAATACTGCAGAGCAACATCCTGAAACTGCGCAGATGATGATTATTAATCCATTATCTGGTGGTGGCATGCAGAGCCTGTTTAGCACCCACCCACAAACTGAGGAACGTGTGGCTCGCCTCATGGCCATGGCTTACTAG
- a CDS encoding DUF4390 domain-containing protein yields the protein MPFYKKYKAALILRKMALIGLFVSIAVAAWANPNTLQIISAELVPVEESYAVNAQLEMNFNTEVEDALNKGIPLTFLVEFQLYIPHRYWFDDEVVTTTNQITLSYHALSRQYLINQGNHQQTFATILEAKEEFTHIHDWLVFEKALLKKDKNYRARLMVKLDQSKLPKPLQVEAMSSENWKMVSERFMWTPTFAL from the coding sequence ATGCCCTTTTACAAAAAATATAAAGCTGCGTTAATCCTAAGAAAAATGGCCTTGATTGGCCTTTTTGTATCTATAGCTGTAGCTGCCTGGGCTAATCCAAACACCCTGCAAATCATCAGTGCCGAGTTGGTGCCTGTAGAAGAGAGCTACGCAGTCAACGCGCAGCTCGAGATGAATTTTAATACAGAGGTTGAAGATGCCTTGAACAAAGGCATTCCACTGACATTCTTGGTGGAGTTTCAGCTATATATCCCACACCGTTACTGGTTCGACGATGAAGTGGTGACTACCACTAACCAAATCACCTTGAGTTACCACGCATTATCGCGGCAATACCTGATTAATCAGGGTAATCATCAGCAGACTTTTGCGACGATTCTTGAAGCTAAAGAGGAATTTACGCATATTCACGATTGGTTGGTGTTTGAAAAAGCCTTGCTGAAAAAAGATAAAAACTACCGTGCACGACTGATGGTGAAGCTAGATCAATCGAAATTACCTAAGCCCTTGCAGGTGGAAGCTATGAGTTCAGAAAACTGGAAAATGGTGTCTGAGCGATTTATGTGGACGCCAACTTTTGCCCTTTAA
- the rsmB gene encoding 16S rRNA (cytosine(967)-C(5))-methyltransferase RsmB produces the protein MQVAQSLAANVVSHVLAGKNLTVALDESFRQNQEITPQQRAVTQDLSYGTLRFYGELRALLNELLETPLQDQYLRCLLLVAIYQINHDQAALHTIVDQAVNAAIKARKSWAKGLVNGVLRNYLRQREALQQKITADETARYSYPQWWINKLKKQYPEDWEAILMAGNQHPPMTLRVNQRKTNIIDYSNLLSQLGIEAQVLDAQALILQKPTSVERIPSFATGEVSVQDFGAHQAAKLLDIKDGMHVLDACCAPGGKTGHILELATVNLLAIDSDQIRLQRTQSNLTRLGLQAELKVGDAAVPDTWWDGTPFDRILADVPCTASGIVRRHVDIKWLRREADIASFSKQQAQILPALWRLLAKGGKLLYVTCSIFNEENQVQIDRFLEKHADAKQLPLDFASSQSATTQQNVDASETHLSEHNIKSHHGQLFPCAQHDGFFYALLQKI, from the coding sequence GTGCAAGTCGCGCAAAGCCTGGCTGCCAATGTTGTTTCACATGTGCTAGCGGGTAAAAACCTGACTGTTGCTCTTGATGAAAGCTTTCGTCAGAACCAGGAGATTACACCGCAGCAACGTGCTGTCACTCAAGACTTAAGCTATGGCACGCTGCGTTTTTATGGCGAGCTACGTGCGTTGCTTAATGAGTTATTGGAAACGCCCTTGCAAGACCAGTATTTGCGGTGTTTGCTGCTCGTCGCCATTTATCAGATTAACCATGATCAGGCCGCGCTGCATACCATTGTCGATCAAGCTGTGAATGCTGCTATCAAAGCCAGAAAGTCTTGGGCAAAAGGTTTGGTAAACGGCGTATTGCGCAATTATTTACGTCAGCGCGAAGCGTTGCAGCAAAAGATTACAGCAGATGAAACTGCGCGGTATTCTTATCCGCAATGGTGGATTAACAAACTTAAGAAGCAATATCCAGAAGATTGGGAAGCCATATTAATGGCTGGAAACCAACACCCTCCCATGACTTTGCGCGTCAATCAGCGTAAAACAAATATCATTGATTACAGTAATCTTCTGTCGCAGTTGGGTATTGAAGCTCAAGTCTTAGATGCTCAGGCCCTTATTCTACAAAAGCCAACTTCTGTAGAAAGAATCCCTAGTTTTGCAACTGGTGAAGTTTCAGTGCAAGACTTTGGCGCGCATCAAGCAGCAAAGTTACTGGATATAAAAGATGGCATGCATGTGCTTGATGCTTGCTGCGCGCCAGGTGGCAAAACAGGCCATATTCTGGAACTGGCTACGGTGAATCTATTGGCCATTGATAGTGACCAAATACGCTTGCAGCGTACACAGAGTAATTTGACCAGGCTAGGCTTGCAGGCCGAGTTAAAGGTAGGCGATGCTGCTGTACCAGATACCTGGTGGGATGGCACACCATTTGACCGTATTCTGGCGGATGTGCCTTGCACCGCTTCAGGCATTGTCAGGCGACATGTGGACATCAAATGGTTACGGCGCGAAGCGGATATTGCTTCATTCAGTAAACAGCAAGCGCAGATACTGCCAGCACTGTGGCGGCTACTGGCAAAGGGTGGTAAATTGCTTTATGTGACTTGCTCAATTTTTAATGAAGAAAATCAAGTACAAATTGACCGCTTTCTGGAGAAGCATGCCGATGCAAAACAATTACCTCTCGATTTCGCATCTAGTCAATCTGCAACGACTCAGCAAAATGTTGATGCATCTGAAACTCACTTGTCTGAGCACAATATAAAATCCCATCATGGTCAATTATTCCCCTGCGCGCAACATGATGGCTTTTTTTATGCCCTTTTACAAAAAATATAA
- a CDS encoding glutaredoxin family protein translates to MTVLAASVSGICQAQVYKWKDAQGNMHYSDTPPMDVKNIETKNVKANVVDTDAQPFATKLAAEKNPVSLYSFTGCGEPCTKAQAYLDKRGIPYALKNTDEDKAALQKLTGSLQVPVLVVGSKIPKRGFLEESWASLLDEAGYPKDNPLAAIKKPAKPVPAEAAPN, encoded by the coding sequence ATGACAGTACTTGCTGCGAGTGTTTCAGGCATATGCCAGGCACAAGTCTATAAATGGAAGGACGCGCAAGGCAATATGCATTACAGCGATACACCACCGATGGATGTAAAAAATATTGAAACAAAAAATGTTAAAGCCAATGTTGTAGATACTGATGCACAGCCTTTCGCCACCAAATTGGCTGCTGAGAAAAATCCAGTGAGTCTATATAGCTTTACTGGGTGTGGTGAACCTTGCACAAAGGCACAAGCCTATCTTGATAAGCGTGGCATTCCCTATGCCCTAAAAAATACCGACGAAGATAAAGCAGCTTTGCAAAAACTAACAGGTTCACTTCAGGTACCTGTCTTGGTCGTAGGCAGTAAGATCCCTAAACGTGGCTTTCTTGAAGAAAGCTGGGCTAGTTTGTTGGATGAAGCTGGTTATCCCAAAGACAATCCTCTAGCCGCAATCAAAAAACCTGCTAAGCCAGTACCTGCAGAAGCTGCACCCAATTAG
- the xth gene encoding exodeoxyribonuclease III: MLIATWNVNSLNVRLPHVLDWLNEHAVDVLCLQETKQENSKFPFQALADAGYHAIHAGQKTYNGVAILSKHPIQEVSTAIPGFADEQKRVIAATINGVRIICAYIPNGQSLESDKYQYKLGWLKAFTEYLRSELALHPKLALLGDYNIAPEDRDVHDPKAWEGQVLVSAPERQAFNDFLGLGLTDSFRLFEQAEASFSWWDYRMAGFRRNLGMRIDHILVSNELVANCKASWIDKAPRKLERPSDHTPVVLELEI; encoded by the coding sequence ATGTTAATTGCCACCTGGAACGTCAATTCACTCAACGTGCGCCTGCCGCATGTGCTCGATTGGCTAAACGAACATGCAGTAGATGTGCTATGCCTGCAGGAAACCAAACAGGAGAACAGTAAATTCCCCTTTCAAGCCTTAGCTGATGCTGGCTATCACGCCATTCATGCAGGCCAAAAAACCTATAATGGTGTGGCAATCCTCAGTAAACATCCCATTCAAGAGGTCAGTACTGCTATACCAGGCTTTGCTGACGAGCAAAAGCGAGTCATCGCCGCTACCATCAATGGTGTGCGTATCATCTGCGCCTACATCCCCAATGGACAAAGCCTTGAATCAGATAAGTACCAGTACAAACTTGGCTGGCTAAAAGCATTCACTGAATATCTGCGTTCCGAGCTGGCATTACACCCAAAGCTTGCTCTGTTAGGTGATTACAATATCGCACCAGAAGACCGTGACGTGCACGACCCAAAAGCATGGGAAGGGCAAGTGTTAGTCAGTGCTCCAGAACGCCAGGCTTTTAATGATTTCTTGGGATTAGGCCTGACTGACAGCTTCCGGTTATTTGAACAAGCAGAGGCTAGTTTTAGCTGGTGGGATTACCGAATGGCAGGTTTCAGGCGTAATTTAGGCATGCGCATAGACCACATTTTAGTAAGCAATGAATTGGTAGCTAACTGCAAAGCAAGTTGGATTGATAAAGCGCCACGCAAGCTGGAACGGCCTTCAGACCATACGCCTGTTGTTTTGGAGCTTGAAATCTAG
- a CDS encoding sensor histidine kinase translates to MRLRYIVFVSAILAVILLYLLSHASANSAASGNYYTTLLVLNIGLAAALILLIGVQLTRLYKQISQKVMGSRLTLRLLSALALMAIIPGLLVYAVSVNFLTRSIESWFNVKVEKALEGGLRLGQSALDIMLADIEQKSESMAINLAFQPSNTHLTVLNDLREKSGIQDAVLLTLQGRILAFSSGDPSSFLPDLPSVPQLRQARQHVYGTIEPIPDKGLYLRVLAPVNMPELAGETRILQLLQPVPKALSTTAESVQAVYQDYQELSLSRESLKEVFSLTLTLVLMLAMLSAVSIAFVVSRRLSEPLAILAKGTEALARGDYTTVLPSHGKDELGILVQSFNTMTRQLGDATSAAERNRARVEAARGYLATILAHLSSGVLALNDRAELRTYNLAASNILGVALADFAGQPLKLLAEKVPVLEDFAVSVLRHFHADELGEWQEQMEVVTTQGKRTILIRGTRLPDSADSGFLVVFDDITAMVQAQRDAAWGEVARRLAHEIKNPLTPIQLSAERLEHKLTSKLNADDAEMLRRATNTIVSQVSAMKTMVNEFSEYARAPAVNLTEVDMNALIHDVIALYEPESIKLKLQLKRGAAKVLGDATMLRQVLHNLLQNAQDALTGREDAQIIISTLIKNKDLILNVQDNGEGFPIDIISRVFEPYMTTKRHGTGLGLAIVKKIIEEHKGSIKIENQPAGGAVVMVALPAFSPSKALKQVKS, encoded by the coding sequence ATGCGCTTAAGATACATCGTATTTGTCAGCGCGATTCTTGCAGTGATTCTGCTGTATTTGCTATCGCATGCCAGTGCCAATTCGGCAGCGTCTGGTAATTATTATACGACGCTACTTGTTCTGAATATTGGTTTGGCAGCTGCGCTGATCTTGCTGATTGGGGTGCAACTCACTCGTTTATATAAGCAAATCAGCCAGAAGGTGATGGGCAGCCGTCTCACCTTGCGACTATTGAGCGCATTGGCTTTGATGGCGATTATTCCAGGCTTGTTGGTGTATGCCGTATCTGTGAACTTTCTGACACGTTCGATTGAGTCGTGGTTTAACGTCAAGGTTGAGAAAGCGCTGGAAGGTGGCTTGCGCCTCGGTCAGAGTGCGCTTGATATTATGCTGGCTGATATTGAGCAGAAAAGTGAAAGTATGGCGATTAACCTCGCTTTTCAGCCCAGTAATACCCACTTGACGGTGCTGAATGATTTGCGTGAAAAAAGCGGTATTCAAGATGCTGTATTGCTGACCTTGCAGGGGCGGATATTAGCTTTCTCCAGTGGTGATCCGTCGAGTTTCTTGCCGGATTTACCTAGCGTTCCCCAGCTCAGGCAAGCACGTCAGCATGTGTATGGCACGATTGAGCCTATCCCTGACAAAGGTCTTTATTTGCGGGTTTTGGCGCCAGTCAATATGCCAGAGTTGGCTGGCGAAACGCGCATATTGCAGTTGTTACAACCTGTACCGAAAGCACTTTCCACAACGGCTGAGTCGGTGCAGGCGGTGTATCAGGATTATCAGGAGCTATCACTGAGTCGTGAGTCACTGAAAGAGGTATTCTCGCTAACGTTGACTCTGGTATTGATGCTGGCGATGTTGTCAGCCGTATCTATCGCTTTTGTGGTGAGCCGTCGGCTTTCAGAGCCGTTAGCCATTTTGGCCAAAGGGACAGAAGCCCTGGCGCGCGGCGATTACACCACGGTTCTGCCATCACATGGCAAGGATGAATTAGGCATACTCGTGCAGTCGTTCAATACCATGACGCGGCAATTGGGGGATGCTACTAGCGCAGCCGAGCGTAATCGTGCACGTGTAGAAGCTGCGCGTGGTTATCTTGCCACCATATTGGCGCATTTGTCGTCAGGTGTCTTGGCCTTGAATGACCGCGCAGAACTGCGTACTTATAATTTGGCAGCATCTAATATTCTGGGCGTCGCCTTGGCAGACTTTGCTGGACAGCCACTTAAACTGCTGGCAGAAAAAGTCCCTGTGCTAGAAGACTTTGCTGTCAGTGTGCTACGACATTTTCACGCGGACGAACTGGGAGAGTGGCAAGAACAAATGGAAGTTGTCACTACACAAGGTAAGCGAACTATCCTGATTCGCGGTACACGCTTGCCTGATTCGGCGGATAGTGGTTTCCTGGTCGTGTTTGATGACATCACCGCCATGGTGCAGGCTCAGCGCGATGCCGCTTGGGGTGAAGTTGCCCGCAGGCTGGCACATGAAATCAAGAACCCACTGACCCCAATTCAGTTATCTGCCGAACGCCTTGAACATAAGCTCACGAGTAAACTCAATGCTGACGATGCTGAAATGCTGCGCCGCGCGACCAATACCATCGTCAGTCAGGTCAGTGCGATGAAGACCATGGTCAATGAATTCAGTGAATACGCCCGTGCGCCTGCTGTGAACCTGACCGAAGTCGATATGAATGCATTGATTCATGACGTGATTGCATTATATGAGCCAGAGTCTATCAAGCTTAAGCTGCAGCTTAAGCGAGGCGCTGCCAAGGTGCTGGGTGATGCCACTATGTTGCGGCAGGTCTTGCATAACTTGCTGCAAAACGCGCAAGATGCACTTACGGGGCGTGAAGATGCGCAAATCATTATCAGCACCTTGATTAAGAACAAAGACTTAATCTTGAATGTTCAAGATAATGGAGAAGGTTTCCCTATTGATATTATCTCCCGCGTTTTTGAGCCCTATATGACGACTAAACGTCATGGTACTGGCTTGGGTTTGGCAATCGTGAAAAAGATCATAGAAGAACACAAGGGTAGTATTAAAATCGAAAATCAGCCTGCAGGTGGCGCAGTTGTGATGGTGGCTTTACCAGCCTTTAGTCCGTCCAAAGCGCTTAAGCAGGTAAAATCGTGA